The Coregonus clupeaformis isolate EN_2021a chromosome 3, ASM2061545v1, whole genome shotgun sequence genome includes a region encoding these proteins:
- the LOC121541272 gene encoding ribonuclease-like 3: protein MGFQRAFLLLVLLCATVMVHGQPANISPRYQHFLRQHVKGDMTIQKCQGVMGYLKLTEPDSENCKMKNTFIKANSNQVRAICTGGGTPRENGLVESNNPFPVVICKHKCPKKTLCQHTHPRCEYEGSSSTRKVVIACEREWPVHYGDDILLV from the coding sequence ATGGGGTTCCAGAGGGCTTTCCTGCTCCTGGTGTTGCTGTGTGCCACAGTGATGGTACACGGTCAACCGGCCAACATTAGCCCTCGTTATCAACACTTTCTCCGACAGCACGTCAAGGGGGATATGACGATTCAGAAGTGTCAGGGTGTGATGGGCTACTTGAAGTTGACCGAGCCTGATAGCGAAAATTGCAAAATGAAAAACACCTTCATTAAAGCCAATTCAAATCAGGTCAGGGCCATTTGTACTGGTGGTGGAACACCTAGGGAAAACGGTCTGGTTGAAAGCAATAATCCCTTCCCTGTAGTCATATGTAAACACAAGTGTCCAAAGAAAACGCTATGTCAACACACACATCCCAGATGTGAATATGAGGGTTCTTCGTCCACCAGGAAAGTTGTCATTGCTTGTGAACGAGAATGGCCAGTGCACTATGGCGACGATATTCTTCTTGTCTAA